Part of the Rhodococcus sp. OK302 genome is shown below.
GTCGAGACCGTCGGTCGTGACGACGAGCGTTTGGGCAAGGCCGGCGTTCCTGCCGATCGCATTGCGGCACAGGCGTACTCGAGCTTCGAAGCAGCAACGGTTGTTTCCGTTGGTGCCGAAATTGAGGTCGAGAAGCCGGTAGTCGTCACCATAACGGGCCCCGGCGTCGACAAGGTCGCCTACGGACACACCCAGATTCGTCTGGCTCAGTTCGCCAAGGCAACGGTCATCATCGATCAGCGTGGCAGCGGAACCTTCGCGGAGAACGTCGAATTCGTTCTCGGTGACAGTGCGCACCTGACCGTTGTCGCAGTTCAGGATTGGGCTGAAGACGCCGTCCACGTGACGTCGCATCACGCTCGACTGAGCCGTGACGCCGTTCTTCGCCACACCTCGATCAGCCTCGGCGGCGACCTCGTTCGCCTGTCGGCCACGGTCAAGTACGACGGCCCCGGCGGCGACGCCGAACTGCTCGGCGTGTACTTCGCCGACGACGGTCAGCATCTGGAACAGCGTCTGCTCGTGGATCATTCGCAGCCCAACTGCAAGTCCAACGTGGTCTACAAGGGTGCGCTGCAGGGCGATCCCCACTCGAGCAAGCCTGATGCGCACACAGTGTGGATCGGCGACGTTCTGATTCGTGCGGCAGCCGAAGGCACCGACACCTTCGAACTGAACCGCAACCTGGTTCTCACCGACGGCGCCCGCGCCGACTCGGTGCCGAACCTCGAAATCGAGACCGGTGAGATCGTCGGAGCCGGGCACGCCAGTGCCACCGGACGTTTCGACGACGAGCAGCTGTTCTACCTACGTGCTCGCGGTATCCCGGAGGATCAGGCGCGTCGTCTGGTCGTGCGTGGGTTCTTCCACGAAATCATCAACAAGATCGCTGTCCCCGAGGTGCGCGATCGCCTCGAAGCCGCGGTCGAAGCCGAACTCGCTGCCGTCGGCTCCTGACCGCCAGCTACTTCTCATCTTGAAGGAATTTCATGTCTACCAGTGAAAACACCAACTCCGTTCTCGAGGTTCGTGACCTGCACGTCCAGGTTGCCAACACCGACGCCAACGCTGAGCCGATCCAGATCCTCAAGGGTGTGAACCTGACGGTTCGCTCCGGCGAGACCCACGCCATCATGGGCCCCAACGGCTCCGGCAAGTCGACGCTGTCCTACGCCATTGCCGGCCACCCGAAATACCAGGTGACCTCCGGTTCCATCACCCTCAACGGTGAAGACGTCCTCGCGATGAGCGTTGACGAGCGTGCACGCGCCGGCCTGTTCCTGGCAATGCAGTACCCCGTCGAGGTTCCCGGCGTCTCCATGTCCAACTTCCTGCGCACCGCTGCTACCGCAGTGCGCGGCGAGGCTCCCAAGCTGCGCCACTGGGTCAAGGAAGTCAAGGAATCGCTGGCCGAGCTCGAAATCGATCCTTCGTTCATCGAGCGTTCCGTCAACGAAGGCTTCTCCGGCGGCGAGAAGAAGCGCCACGAGATCCTGCAGCTGGGCATGCTCAAGCCGAAGATCGCGATCCTCGACGAGACCGACTCCGGCCTCGACGTCGACGCACTGCGTACCGTCTCCGAGGGTGTCAACCGCTACAAGGAGCGCGAGAACGGCGGCGTTCTGCTGATCACGCACTACACACGCATCCTGCGTTACATCGCTCCCGACTTCGTCCACGTGTTTGTCGGCGGCCGCATCGTCGAGTCCGGTGGACCGGAACTCGCTGACGAGCTCGAGACCAACGGCTACGTTCGTTTCACCGCGGACGCTTCAGCAACTCAGGGAGCATAAGCGCGATGACCACCTCGGTGCGTGCGCTCGACGTCACCAGGATTCGGAAAGACTTCCCGATCCTGGGGCGTACCGTGCGCGACGGAAAACCCTTGGTGTACTTGGATTCCGGTGCGACTTCGCAGCGGCCTCTCCAGGTACTCGATGCCGAGCGGGAATTCCTCACCACGTGTAATGCGGCCGTCCACCGAGGTGCTCATCAGCTGGCCGAAGAAGCCACCGATGCGTACGAAGACGCACGGACTCTGATCGCAGAGTTCGTCGGTGCAGAATCCGACGAGCTGTCTTTCACGAAGAACGCCACCGAGGCACTGAACCTGGTGACGTACGTTCTCGGTGACGACCGGTTCGACCGGCATGTCGGACCCGGCGACGAAATTGTCATCACGGAACTCGAGCATCACGCCAACCTTGTTCCGTGGCAGGAACTTGCGCGGCGTACCGGTGCAACGCTGAAGTGGTACGGCATCACCGACGACGGACGGATCGATCTCGATTCGCTCGAGCTCACCCCGGCCGTCAAGGTCGTGGCGTTCACCCATCAGTCCAATGTGACCGGTGCGGTCGCTCCGGTGGAAGAGTTGGTCCGTCGGGCGCGCGCTGTGGGTGCGCTGGTAGTTCTCGATGCGTGCCAGTCCGTGCCGCACATGGCAGTCGACTTCCATGCTCTGGATGTTGATTTCGCGGCGTTCTCGGGCCATAAGATGCTCGGCCCCACCGGGATCGGCGTTCTGTACGGCAAGGCTTCGTTGCTGTCCGAGATCCCTCCGTTCATCACGGGTGGATCGATGATCGAAACCGTCACGATGGAAGCCAGCACGTATGCGCCGGCGCCGCAGCGGTTCGAAGCCGGAACGCAGATGACCTCCCAGGTTGTCGGCCTCGGCGCCGCAGTGCGCTACTTGAACGACGTCGGAATGGACGCTGTTGCGGCCCACGAACATGTGCTGGTCGAAGCGGCGTTGGAGAAGCTGTCGACAATCGCGGGTCTCCAGATCGTGGGTCCGAAAACCGCCGAGAATCGCGGCGGCGCAATCTCGTTCGTCGTCGACGGCATTCATGCCCACGACCTCGGCCAGATCCTCGACGACGACGGCGTTGCAATCCGCGTCGGACACCATTGTGCGTGGCCGCTGCATCGTCGCCTCGGTGTGCAGGCAACCGCCCGGGCATCGTTCGCTCTGTACAACACCGTCGAAGAAATTGACGTGTTGGTTGCGGCGATCAAGCGCGCGCAGGAATTTTTCGGTGTCACAGGG
Proteins encoded:
- the sufC gene encoding Fe-S cluster assembly ATPase SufC, with translation MSTSENTNSVLEVRDLHVQVANTDANAEPIQILKGVNLTVRSGETHAIMGPNGSGKSTLSYAIAGHPKYQVTSGSITLNGEDVLAMSVDERARAGLFLAMQYPVEVPGVSMSNFLRTAATAVRGEAPKLRHWVKEVKESLAELEIDPSFIERSVNEGFSGGEKKRHEILQLGMLKPKIAILDETDSGLDVDALRTVSEGVNRYKERENGGVLLITHYTRILRYIAPDFVHVFVGGRIVESGGPELADELETNGYVRFTADASATQGA
- a CDS encoding cysteine desulfurase yields the protein MTTSVRALDVTRIRKDFPILGRTVRDGKPLVYLDSGATSQRPLQVLDAEREFLTTCNAAVHRGAHQLAEEATDAYEDARTLIAEFVGAESDELSFTKNATEALNLVTYVLGDDRFDRHVGPGDEIVITELEHHANLVPWQELARRTGATLKWYGITDDGRIDLDSLELTPAVKVVAFTHQSNVTGAVAPVEELVRRARAVGALVVLDACQSVPHMAVDFHALDVDFAAFSGHKMLGPTGIGVLYGKASLLSEIPPFITGGSMIETVTMEASTYAPAPQRFEAGTQMTSQVVGLGAAVRYLNDVGMDAVAAHEHVLVEAALEKLSTIAGLQIVGPKTAENRGGAISFVVDGIHAHDLGQILDDDGVAIRVGHHCAWPLHRRLGVQATARASFALYNTVEEIDVLVAAIKRAQEFFGVTGELS
- the sufD gene encoding Fe-S cluster assembly protein SufD, which encodes MTTPETGVIGAVAGENPAAPVKRASTGSPITNKGEAFASYDVNAFEVPGGRDEIWRFTPLRRLRGLHDGSAVANAAITVDVEAGADVTVETVGRDDERLGKAGVPADRIAAQAYSSFEAATVVSVGAEIEVEKPVVVTITGPGVDKVAYGHTQIRLAQFAKATVIIDQRGSGTFAENVEFVLGDSAHLTVVAVQDWAEDAVHVTSHHARLSRDAVLRHTSISLGGDLVRLSATVKYDGPGGDAELLGVYFADDGQHLEQRLLVDHSQPNCKSNVVYKGALQGDPHSSKPDAHTVWIGDVLIRAAAEGTDTFELNRNLVLTDGARADSVPNLEIETGEIVGAGHASATGRFDDEQLFYLRARGIPEDQARRLVVRGFFHEIINKIAVPEVRDRLEAAVEAELAAVGS